DNA from Sphingomonas sp. R1:
ATCATCGTTTACGGCGTGGACTACCAGGGTATCTAATCCTGTTTGCTCCCCACGCTTTCGCACCTCAGCGTCAATACCAGTCCAGTGAGCCGCCTTCGCCACTGGTGTTCTTCCGAATATCTACGAATTTCACCTCTACACTCGGAATTCCACTCACCTCTCCTGGATTCAAGCGATGCAGTCTCAAAGGCAGTTCTGGAGTTGAGCTCCAGGCTTTCACCTCTGACTTACAAAGCCGCCTACGTGCGCTTTACGCCCAGTAATTCCGAACAACGCTAGCCCCCTCCGTATTACCGCGGCTGCTGGCACGGAGTTAGCCGGGGCTTATTCTCCCGGTACAGTCATTATCTTCCCGGGTAAAAGAGCTTTACAACCCTAAGGCCTTCATCACTCACGCGGCATTGCTGGATCAGGCTTTCGCCCATTGTCCAATATTCCCCACTGCTGCCTCCCGTAGGAGTCTGGGCCGTGTCTCAGTCCCAGTGTGGCTGATCATCCTCTCAGACCAGCTAAGGATCGTCGCCTTGGTGCGCCTTTACCACACCAACTAGCTAATCCTACGCGGGCTCATCTCAGGGCGATAAATCTTTGGTCTTTCGACATCATCCGGTATTAGCACCCCTTTCGGGGAGTTATTCCGAACCCCAAGGCAGATTCCCACGCGTTACGCACCCGTGCGCCACTAGACCCCGAAGGATCTCGTTCGACTTGCATGTGTTAGGCATGCCGCCAGCGTTCGTTCTGAGCCAGGATCAAACTCTCAAGTTTGATGTTCCACCACATAGCCGCCGGAATGTGCGACCATGCAGCAGCTCATTTCTAGGAGCCGTTCCTGCACATTCTTGTGAAGCTCCTCCGCCAGGCGAACCCGACGAACAAGCTTCCACGTATGGAAACGTGTAAGGACATGTATGAAACGGCTTGGCTTTTACCGAGCACCTTGCACCTAGAAGCTGCAAGACCCGGAGCCGCCGCCCACATGTCCCTTCATCTAAACCAACAATGTCAAAGAGCGACAAAAATCGACGCTGCGCCTTTCCCCTTTTTCTCGGGGCGGCCGCTGCGCCAGAATTTCGGTGACCGCCGCTGCCTCAGTGAAGAGCACCGCGTCGGTGGAGTGGCTTCTATGCCCGACATCCCAACCCGTCAACGACAAAATGAAACTTTCTGTCGTTTCCATGACAGACACCCCCAAAACCCGCAGAAATCCTTGGTTTTTGGCAGCATCGCAGGGCGGCGGGAATGACCGTTTGATGACCATTCCCGCCGAATCACCGGCAAATCCCCCCAGAATCAGCCCTGCATTCCGGGAATCGCGGCAAAGGCACGCACCGCTTCGGCCTCGTCGCTGCCCCAGATGGCATGGCTGACCGCGAGGAAGTCCGCCCCCGCCTGCACCAGCGGCGCCGCATTGGCCGGGGTGATTCCGCCGATCGCCACACAGGGGATCTCGAACAGCGCCGACCACCAGGACAGGATCACCGGTTCGGGGCGATGCTCGGTCGTCTTGGTCGTCGTGGGATAGAAAGCCCCGAACGCGACATAGTCTGCCCCCGCCTCCCCGGCCTCCATCGCCAGGTGCCGGCTGTCATGGCAGGTCACGCCGATCTGGACATTGGGGCCGAGGATCACGCGCGCCTCGCGGGCGTCGCCGTCCCCCTGCCCCAGATGCACGCCGTCGGCGCCGAGGCGCTTGGCGAGGCTGATGCTGTCGTTGACGATGAACGCGACCTCGGCATCGGCGCAGATGCGCTGCAGCGGCTCGGCGAGCTTGGCGGCCTGGTGCTGGTCGACATCCTTCACGCGGAACTGGAAGGCGGCGACGGGGCCGGCATCGAACGCGCGGCGCAGGCGATCGGCGAAGCCGCCGGTCACGTCGAGCGGCGAGATCAGATAGAGCTGGCAGGGCGGGCGACGATCGTCGCGGACGAACTTTTCGGCAAAGCCTTCGAGGTTCGCTTCGTCTTCGAGATCGTCGAAGGGGTCGGACATGGGATACTCCGCTGCTGAAAATCGGCGGAACTCTACCGCCTTTGCCGGCGGGCCTTCCACCCCCTGTCCGTCGGGGTCAAGCAGCGGCAGTTATACGGCGGCGCCGTACGGGGCGAACCCCGCCGGCGCCGCCGGGGCAGGTTTCAGGCTTCCTCGCCCTTGTAGATCGCCACCAGCTTGTCGAGCATCGCCAGCGCTTCGGCGCGCGGGCGCTGGAAGGTGTTGCGGCCGATGATCGAGCCGTTGCCGCCGCCGGCGAGAATGTCGCGGGCGTCCTGGTACACCGCGTCGGTACCCTTGGAGGCGCCGCCCGAAAAGACGACGATACGGCGGCCGGCGAAGCAGCTCTGCACGACATGGCGGACGCGATCGCCCTGGTTCGACCAGTCGGTGCCCTCATAGAGCTTCTTGGCCTCGGCCTGCTCGATATTGGCGGCGGGCAGCTTGACCTTGATGATGTGCGCGCCGAGCAGCGCCGCCATGTGCGCGGCATAGGCGCCGACGTCGAGCGCCAGCTCGCCGTCCTTGGTGAGCTTGCCGCCGCGCGGATAGGACCAGATCACCGTCGCGATGCCGACCGAGGCGGCCTGGGCGCGCATCTCCTTGATCTCTTCCATCATCTCGAACACGCCGTCGGCGCCCGGATAGATGGTGAAGCCGATCGCCGAGCAGCCGAGGCGCAGCGCATCGTCGACGCCGCCGGTGACGGCCTGGTCGATGCCGGTCGCCCAGCTGTTCGAGCTGTTGACCTTGAGGATCGTCGGGATCTGCCCGGCAAAGGTATCGGCTCCCGCCTCGATCATGCCGAGCGGCGCGGCATAGGCCGAGAGGCCCGCGTCGATCGCGAGCTGGAAATGGTAGTGGGGATCATAGGCATCGGGGTTAACCGAGAAGCTGCGCGCCGGCCCGTGCTCGAAGCCCTGATCGACCGGCAGGATGATCAGCTTGCCCGTACCACCGAGCTTGCCCTGCATCAGGATACGGGCGAGGTTCGCCTTCACCCCCGGATTGTCGGAGCCGTAATTGTCGAGGATCGCTTTGACGGCCGGCGTGATGCCCATGATCTTCCCCTCATTGGTAATCGATGCAGGGTCCCTATCGCGGCAAATTGGTAACGAAAAGGCTGACAACGTTGGCCAGTTGCTGCGGAGCGAAAGTTATTTCGCATCTGCGGAACAGCTCGAACACCTGCCACGAAATTGGTATTCTTTTGGTGCGTAGATGCTGTCTTATTGACGCGATACCTGCGTAGCGATCGCCGATCGCACCAATCGAATCACTGCCGCGGCCTCGCCGCAAGACGGCAGACAGCAAAAAGGGCGGGCCCGCGCCTGCGTCCCCGCCCTTCCCGTTGCTGCAGCGGCGGATCAGCGCGCGAGCGCGGCGACGCCGGGGAGTTCCTTGCCTTCCATCCATTCGAGGAAGGCGCCGCCGGCGGTCGAAACGAAGCTGAACTCGCTGCCCACGCCGGCCTGGTTGAGCGCGGCCACCGTGTCGCCGCCGCCGGCGACCGAGACCAGCTGGCCTTCCTTGGTGAGCGCGGCCGCAGTGCGCGCGAGCGAGACGGTCGCCGCATCGAAGGGCGGGATCTCGAACGCGCCGAGCGGGCCGTTCCACACCAAGGTCTTGCAGGTCTTGAGCACGTCGGCGAGCGCCTCGGTGGCGGCGGGGCCGACATCGAGGATCATCTCGTCGGCGGCGACTTCGTGGACGTTGACGGTGCGCACCGGCGGATTGGCGCGGAATTCCGTCGCCACCACCACGTCGTAGGGCAGATGGACGGTGCAGCCGGCGGCATCGGCCGCGTCGAGGATTTCCTCGGCGGTGCCGGTCAGGTCATGCTCGCACAGGCTCTTGCCGACATCGACGCCGCGCGCGGCGAGGAAGGTATTGGCCATGCCGCCGCCGATGATCAGGTGATCGACGCGCGCCACGAGGTGCTTGAGCACGTCGAGCTTGGTCGACACCTTGGCGCCACCGACCACCGCCGCAACCGGGTGCTCGGGGTTGCCGAGCGCCTTGTCGAGCGCGTCGAGTTCGGCTTCCATCTGGCGGCCGGCAAAGGCGGGCAGCCTGTGGGCGAGACCTTCGGTCGAGGCATGCGCGCGGTGCGCGGCCGAGAAGGCGTCGTTGACATAGAGGTCGCCGAGCGACGCGAAGCGATCGACCACCGCAGGATCGTTCTTCTCTTCGCCGCCGAAGAAGCGGGTGTTTTCCAGGAGCGCGATGTCGCCATCGTTCAGCGTCGCGACCGAGGCGGCGTCGCCTTCCCAGTCGATATAGCGGACCGGGCGGCCGAGCACCTGCTCGAAGGGCTTCACCACCTGGGCCAGCGAAAGCTCGGCACTGGGGTTACCCTTGGGGCGACCGAAATGCGCGAGGACGAGCACCTTGGCGCCCTTGTCGGAAAGTTCGGCGACGGTCTGGATCGCGGCGCGCAGGCGCGTATCGTCGCTCACCTTGCCGTCGGCCATCGGCACGTTGAGGTCCTCGCGGACCAGCACCCGCTTGCCGGTGATATCGCCCATGTCGTCGAGCGTCTTGAAACTGCGCGCCATGCTGAACCCCTCGCGTAATGAATTGCCTCGCGAGCAGCATCCGGATGGCGGAGCGCTCGCACCCTGCGCTTGTGCCGTTGGCCGCCGTGCCGCCCCCGCCCCACCAGCGTCATCCCGGCGGAAGCCGGGACCCATTGGCCTGGGCGTCTTGGCTCCTGCCTCGCCGGAGTGGCGAATGGATCCCGGCGTTCGCCGGGATGACAGAAGAGGAGGTGCTCAGCGACACGATGGCCGCTTTCGAAGATGGGAGGCGCTGCAGCCCGTGCAATCGTCCTCCCCTCCCCTAGCCCCTCCCGCAAGCGGGAGGGGAATTTCTACCTATTCCACGACGCGCGAACAGCGCGTGGCAGAGACCCCGGCTTTCGCCGGGGTGACGCTATCGCGTCAGAGGCCCGCCATCACGGTCGCGGTGTCGACCATGCGGTTGGAGAAGCCCCACTCGTTATCGTACCAGCTGACCACGCGGACCAGCTTGCCGTCGATCACCGCGGTCTCCAGGCTGTCGACGGTCGACGAGGCGGGCGTGTGCACGATGTCGGCCGAGACGATCGGATCGGCGGTGTAGACCAGCACGCCCTTGAGCGGGCCGCTCTCCGACGCCGCCTTCAGCACCGCGTTGACTTCCTCGACCGAGGTGTCGCGCTTCGGCTGGAAGGTCAGGTCGACGAGGCTGCCGTCCGGCACCGGCACGCGGACGGCCGAACCGTCGAGCTTGCCCTTGAGCTCGGGCAGCACCTCGCCCACCGCGCGGGCGGCGCCCGTCGTGGTCGGGATGATCGACATCGCGGCAGCGCGCGCACGACGCAGGTCCGGGTGGATCTGGTCGAGGATCTTCTGGTCGTTGGTATAGGCGTGGACCGTGGTCATCAGGCCGCGCTCGATGCCGATCGCGTCGTTGAGGACCTTGGCGACCGGCGCCAGGCAGTTGGTGGTGCACGACGCGTTCGAGACGATGGTGTGCTCGGCGGTCAGCTTGTCGTGGTTCACGCCGTAGACGACGGTGAGGTCGACATTCTTGCCCGGTGCCGAGATCAGCACCTTCTTGGCGCCGGCGTCGATGTGCTTCTGGGCGTCTTCGCGCTTGGTGAAGAAGCCGGTGCACTCGAGCACGATGTCGACGCCGTTCTCGGCGTGCGGCAGGTTGGCCGGATCGCGCTCGGCGGTGACCTTGATGCGCTTGCCGTCGACGACGATGTCGTTGCCCTCGGCCTCGACCGTGCCCGGATACTTGCCGTGGATGCTGTCGCGCGCGAACAGCCAGGCGTTCGACTTGGCGTCCGACAGGTCGTTGATCGTGACCAGCTCAAGGCCGCTTTCCGGGCGCTCGAGGATCGCACGCGCCACCAGACGGCCGATCCGTCCGAAACCGTTGATCGCAACCTTCGTCATGCCTGTTCTCCGTTCAGCTTGGCAATGATCTGCGGGACGATGGCGTCCGCAGTGAGACCGAAATGTTCGTAGAGACGTAGATAGGGGCCCGATGCGCCGAAGCCATCCACGCCGAAGCGCAGCCCGTCCGTGCCCGTGTAGCGCTCCCACCCGAAGGTGGTGCCGGCCTCGATCGAGACCTTGAGCGCATCCGCCGGCAGGATGTCGCGCTTGTAGCCGGCGTCCTGCGCATCGAAGCGCTCGAAACAGGGGACCGAGACGACGTCGGCGCCGATGCCCTGGGCTTCCAGCGCCTCGCGCACCGCGACCGCGACTTCCACTTCCGAGCCGGTGGCAAGCAGCACCACCTTGCGCGGCGCTTCCGCCTCCAGCAGCGCATAGGCGCCGCGGGCCGAGCGGTTCTCGGCGGCCTCGGTGCGCAGCTGCGGCAGGTTCTGGCGGCTGAGCGCGATCAGCGCGGGGCCGTCGGTCTTGGCGAGCGCGGCTTCCCAGGCCTCCGCCGTCTCGACGACGTCGCACGGGCGCCACACGTCCAGGTTCGGGATCACGCGCAGGCTCATCAGATGCTCGATCGGCTGGTGCGTGGGGCCATCCTCGCCGAGACCGATCGAATCATGCGTCATCACATAGACGACGCGGGCACGCTGGAGCGCCGAGAGGCGGATCGCGGCGCGGGCATAGTCGGCGAAGACGAGGAAGGTGCCGCCATAGGGGATCACGCCCCCGTGCAGCGCCATGCCGTTCATCGCGGCGGCCATGCCGAATTCGCGGATGCCGTAGTTGAGGTAGCGGCCGCCATAATTCTCGGCGTCGAGCCGCTGCAGCCCCTTGGTCAGCGTGTTGTTCGAGCCGGTGAGATCGGCCGAGCCGCCGATCGTCTCGTC
Protein-coding regions in this window:
- the thiE gene encoding thiamine phosphate synthase produces the protein MSDPFDDLEDEANLEGFAEKFVRDDRRPPCQLYLISPLDVTGGFADRLRRAFDAGPVAAFQFRVKDVDQHQAAKLAEPLQRICADAEVAFIVNDSISLAKRLGADGVHLGQGDGDAREARVILGPNVQIGVTCHDSRHLAMEAGEAGADYVAFGAFYPTTTKTTEHRPEPVILSWWSALFEIPCVAIGGITPANAAPLVQAGADFLAVSHAIWGSDEAEAVRAFAAIPGMQG
- a CDS encoding class I fructose-bisphosphate aldolase, producing MGITPAVKAILDNYGSDNPGVKANLARILMQGKLGGTGKLIILPVDQGFEHGPARSFSVNPDAYDPHYHFQLAIDAGLSAYAAPLGMIEAGADTFAGQIPTILKVNSSNSWATGIDQAVTGGVDDALRLGCSAIGFTIYPGADGVFEMMEEIKEMRAQAASVGIATVIWSYPRGGKLTKDGELALDVGAYAAHMAALLGAHIIKVKLPAANIEQAEAKKLYEGTDWSNQGDRVRHVVQSCFAGRRIVVFSGGASKGTDAVYQDARDILAGGGNGSIIGRNTFQRPRAEALAMLDKLVAIYKGEEA
- a CDS encoding phosphoglycerate kinase, whose protein sequence is MARSFKTLDDMGDITGKRVLVREDLNVPMADGKVSDDTRLRAAIQTVAELSDKGAKVLVLAHFGRPKGNPSAELSLAQVVKPFEQVLGRPVRYIDWEGDAASVATLNDGDIALLENTRFFGGEEKNDPAVVDRFASLGDLYVNDAFSAAHRAHASTEGLAHRLPAFAGRQMEAELDALDKALGNPEHPVAAVVGGAKVSTKLDVLKHLVARVDHLIIGGGMANTFLAARGVDVGKSLCEHDLTGTAEEILDAADAAGCTVHLPYDVVVATEFRANPPVRTVNVHEVAADEMILDVGPAATEALADVLKTCKTLVWNGPLGAFEIPPFDAATVSLARTAAALTKEGQLVSVAGGGDTVAALNQAGVGSEFSFVSTAGGAFLEWMEGKELPGVAALAR
- the gap gene encoding type I glyceraldehyde-3-phosphate dehydrogenase, whose protein sequence is MTKVAINGFGRIGRLVARAILERPESGLELVTINDLSDAKSNAWLFARDSIHGKYPGTVEAEGNDIVVDGKRIKVTAERDPANLPHAENGVDIVLECTGFFTKREDAQKHIDAGAKKVLISAPGKNVDLTVVYGVNHDKLTAEHTIVSNASCTTNCLAPVAKVLNDAIGIERGLMTTVHAYTNDQKILDQIHPDLRRARAAAMSIIPTTTGAARAVGEVLPELKGKLDGSAVRVPVPDGSLVDLTFQPKRDTSVEEVNAVLKAASESGPLKGVLVYTADPIVSADIVHTPASSTVDSLETAVIDGKLVRVVSWYDNEWGFSNRMVDTATVMAGL